The proteins below are encoded in one region of Oncorhynchus gorbuscha isolate QuinsamMale2020 ecotype Even-year linkage group LG01, OgorEven_v1.0, whole genome shotgun sequence:
- the LOC124046268 gene encoding insulin-induced gene 2 protein-like, which produces MADSTVVSDQQPPGAGQTTPSRGPYIAVITNRNTNLGIRGFMLFSIGVFLALVLNLLQVQRNVTLFPPDVISSIFSSAWWVPPCCGTASAMIGLLYPCIDSRLGEPHKFKREWSSVMRCVAVFVGINHASAKVDFANNVQLSLTLAALSIGLWWTFDRSRSGFGLGVVIALLATLSTQLLVYNGVFQYTSPDFLYIRSWLPCIFFAGVITMGNIGRQLALYECKRMSGKTHQD; this is translated from the exons ATGGCCGACTCTACAGTGGTCAGCGACCAGCAGCCGCCCGGGGCCGGTCAGACTACTCCTTCCAGAGGACCGTACATCGCGGTGATCACAAACAGAAACACCAATCTGGGGATCCGCGGGTTCATGCTGTTCTCTATAGGAGTGTTCTTGGCTTTGGTGCTCAATCTGCTGCAG GTACAGAGGAATGTCACTCTGTTCCCCCCTGATGTCATCAGTAGCATCTTCTCGTCAGCCTGGTGGGTGCCGCCCTGCTGTGGAACCGCCTCGG CAATGATCGGTCTGTTGTATCCATGCATTGACAGTAGGCTCGGCGAGCCCCACAAGTTCAAGCGGGAGTGGTCCAGTGTGATGCGCTGTGTGGCCGTGTTCGTTGGCATCAACCATGCCAGCGCT AAAGTGGACTTTGCGAACAACGTGCAGCTGTCCCTGACGCTGGCTGCCCTGTCCATCGGCCTGTGGTGGACATTTGACCGGTCTCGCTCCGGCTTTGGCCTGGGGGTGGTCATCGCCCTGCTGGCCACTCTGTCCACTCAGCTCCTGGTCTACAACGGAGTCTTTCA GTATACCTCTCCAGATTTCCTGTACATTCGCTCCTGGTTGCCTTGCATCTTCTTCGCTGGTGTGATAACCATGGGGAACATAGGACGGCAGCTAGCCCTG TATGAATGCAAACGTATGTCAGGAAAGACTCATCAAGACTAA